One segment of Cottoperca gobio chromosome 24, fCotGob3.1, whole genome shotgun sequence DNA contains the following:
- the entpd5b gene encoding ectonucleoside triphosphate diphosphohydrolase 5 isoform X3, translated as MHAFWINSFGEKVKMKTTGPPLLLLLLAVAGLSRAQSKKTSLLDLTNSVGSILPSLSRPANHSRIFYAVMFDAGSTGTRIHVYTFIQSGSEELPVLDNEMFHSTKPGLSAYADSPEMAGHTVRMLLKVAKKTVPRLEWKRTPLVLRATAGLRLLATEKAQLLLEQVQLVFDQSPFLVPDDSVSIMNGTNEGILAWISVNYLTGHLNAQSKETVGILDLGGGSTQITFLPKPWKSIESVPVADYVARYDFSNSTFELYTYSYLGNGLMAARLATLGALGAEGLEWRVFTSSCLPRKFRDDWSFGGLTYQVSGDPHGYAGYKLCYQEVLKVVKGIIHQPYELQDSNVFYAFSYYFDRAVDAGLIDGVHGGTLEVRDFKKRAKEVCNKMTKYPPISAFLCMDMTYITCLLKNGFGFKERTVLQLTKKVNNVEASWALGATLDHFHNLKIH; from the exons ATGCACGCATTTTGGATTAATAGTTTTGGGGAAAA AGTAAAGATGAAGACCACCGGGCCACCTCTACTCCTGCTTCTGCTCGCGGTCGCAGGGCTGAGCCGAGCCCAGTCCAAGAAGACCTCTCTCCTGGATTTGACCAACAGCGTCGGGAGCATCCTTCCCAGCCTGAGCCGACCAGCAAACCACAGCCGCATTTTCTATGCAGTAATGTTTGATGCAGGGAGCACAGGGACACGCATCCATGTCTACACCTTCATCCAGAGTGGCTCGG AGGAGCTGCCTGTTTTGGACAATGAGATGTTCCATTCCACAAAGCCTGGTTTGTCCGCATATGCTGACTCCCCCGAAATG GCTGGACACACAGTGAGGATGTTGTTGAAGGTGGCCAAGAAGACGGTGCCCCGTCTGGAGTGGAAGAGAACTCCACTGGTTCTCAGAGCTACAGCTGGACTTCGGCTGCTGGCCACAGAGAAAGCTCAGCTTCTATTGGAGCAG GTTCAACTTGTGTTTGATCAATCTCCTTTTTTGGTCCCAGACGACAGCGTCAGCATAATGAACGGCACAAATGAAG GAATCCTGGCTTGGATATCTGTGAACTATCTGACAG GTCACCTGAATGCACAAAGCAAGGAGACAGTGGGAATCTTGGATCTGGGAGGAGGATCCACGCAGATCACTTTCCTGCCAAAGCCTTGG AAAAGTATTGAAAGTGTTCCTGTCGCCGATTACGTTGCCAGATATGACTTCTCCAACtcaacatttgaattgtacacTTACAG TTACCTTGGAAATGGACTGATGGCGGCGCGACTGGCCACGCTGGGCGCTTTGGGTGCAGAAG GGTTGGAGTGGCGGGTTTTTACAAGTTCCTGCCTGCCAAGGAAGTTCAGGGATGACTGGAGCTTTGGAGGGCTGACCTATCAAGTGAGCGGAGACCCACATG GTTACGCCGGATACAAGCTTTGTTATCAGGAAGTACTTAAGGTGGTGAAGGGGATTATTCACCAGCCGTATGAGCTCCAAGACAGCAATGTATTCTATGCATTCTCCTATTACTTTGACAGAGCAGTGGATGCAGGCCTTATCG ATGGGGTCCATGGAGGGACGCTGGAGGTCAGAGACTTTAAGAAGAGAGCTAAAGAGG TGTGCAATAAGATGACCAAGTACCCTCCCATCAGTGCTTTCCTGTGCATGGACATGACCTACATCACCTGTCTGCTCAAGAATGGATTCGGCTTCAAGGAGAGGACAGTGCTGCAG TTGACCAAGAAAGTGAACAACGTGGAGGCAAGCTGGGCTTTAGGCGCCACGTTGGATCACTTCCACAACCTGAAGATCCACTGA
- the entpd5b gene encoding ectonucleoside triphosphate diphosphohydrolase 5 isoform X2 codes for MKTTGPPLLLLLLAVAGLSRAQSKKTSLLDLTNSVGSILPSLSRPANHSRIFYAVMFDAGSTGTRIHVYTFIQSGSEELPVLDNEMFHSTKPGLSAYADSPEMAGHTVRMLLKVAKKTVPRLEWKRTPLVLRATAGLRLLATEKAQLLLEQVQLVFDQSPFLVPDDSVSIMNGTNEGILAWISVNYLTGHLNAQSKETVGILDLGGGSTQITFLPKPWKSIESVPVADYVARYDFSNSTFELYTYSYLGNGLMAARLATLGALGAEGLEWRVFTSSCLPRKFRDDWSFGGLTYQVSGDPHGYAGYKLCYQEVLKVVKGIIHQPYELQDSNVFYAFSYYFDRAVDAGLIDGVHGGTLEVRDFKKRAKEVCNKMTKYPPISAFLCMDMTYITCLLKNGFGFKERTVLQVRQHYTTGRVWGLAFKDATKGMDRNSLTKKVNNVEASWALGATLDHFHNLKIH; via the exons ATGAAGACCACCGGGCCACCTCTACTCCTGCTTCTGCTCGCGGTCGCAGGGCTGAGCCGAGCCCAGTCCAAGAAGACCTCTCTCCTGGATTTGACCAACAGCGTCGGGAGCATCCTTCCCAGCCTGAGCCGACCAGCAAACCACAGCCGCATTTTCTATGCAGTAATGTTTGATGCAGGGAGCACAGGGACACGCATCCATGTCTACACCTTCATCCAGAGTGGCTCGG AGGAGCTGCCTGTTTTGGACAATGAGATGTTCCATTCCACAAAGCCTGGTTTGTCCGCATATGCTGACTCCCCCGAAATG GCTGGACACACAGTGAGGATGTTGTTGAAGGTGGCCAAGAAGACGGTGCCCCGTCTGGAGTGGAAGAGAACTCCACTGGTTCTCAGAGCTACAGCTGGACTTCGGCTGCTGGCCACAGAGAAAGCTCAGCTTCTATTGGAGCAG GTTCAACTTGTGTTTGATCAATCTCCTTTTTTGGTCCCAGACGACAGCGTCAGCATAATGAACGGCACAAATGAAG GAATCCTGGCTTGGATATCTGTGAACTATCTGACAG GTCACCTGAATGCACAAAGCAAGGAGACAGTGGGAATCTTGGATCTGGGAGGAGGATCCACGCAGATCACTTTCCTGCCAAAGCCTTGG AAAAGTATTGAAAGTGTTCCTGTCGCCGATTACGTTGCCAGATATGACTTCTCCAACtcaacatttgaattgtacacTTACAG TTACCTTGGAAATGGACTGATGGCGGCGCGACTGGCCACGCTGGGCGCTTTGGGTGCAGAAG GGTTGGAGTGGCGGGTTTTTACAAGTTCCTGCCTGCCAAGGAAGTTCAGGGATGACTGGAGCTTTGGAGGGCTGACCTATCAAGTGAGCGGAGACCCACATG GTTACGCCGGATACAAGCTTTGTTATCAGGAAGTACTTAAGGTGGTGAAGGGGATTATTCACCAGCCGTATGAGCTCCAAGACAGCAATGTATTCTATGCATTCTCCTATTACTTTGACAGAGCAGTGGATGCAGGCCTTATCG ATGGGGTCCATGGAGGGACGCTGGAGGTCAGAGACTTTAAGAAGAGAGCTAAAGAGG TGTGCAATAAGATGACCAAGTACCCTCCCATCAGTGCTTTCCTGTGCATGGACATGACCTACATCACCTGTCTGCTCAAGAATGGATTCGGCTTCAAGGAGAGGACAGTGCTGCAGGTGAGGCAGCATTATACAACAGGCAGGGTTTGGGGCCTCGCTTTTAAGGACGCAACAAAAGGAATGGACAGGAATAGT TTGACCAAGAAAGTGAACAACGTGGAGGCAAGCTGGGCTTTAGGCGCCACGTTGGATCACTTCCACAACCTGAAGATCCACTGA
- the entpd5b gene encoding ectonucleoside triphosphate diphosphohydrolase 5 isoform X1 — protein sequence MHAFWINSFGEKVKMKTTGPPLLLLLLAVAGLSRAQSKKTSLLDLTNSVGSILPSLSRPANHSRIFYAVMFDAGSTGTRIHVYTFIQSGSEELPVLDNEMFHSTKPGLSAYADSPEMAGHTVRMLLKVAKKTVPRLEWKRTPLVLRATAGLRLLATEKAQLLLEQVQLVFDQSPFLVPDDSVSIMNGTNEGILAWISVNYLTGHLNAQSKETVGILDLGGGSTQITFLPKPWKSIESVPVADYVARYDFSNSTFELYTYSYLGNGLMAARLATLGALGAEGLEWRVFTSSCLPRKFRDDWSFGGLTYQVSGDPHGYAGYKLCYQEVLKVVKGIIHQPYELQDSNVFYAFSYYFDRAVDAGLIDGVHGGTLEVRDFKKRAKEVCNKMTKYPPISAFLCMDMTYITCLLKNGFGFKERTVLQVRQHYTTGRVWGLAFKDATKGMDRNSLTKKVNNVEASWALGATLDHFHNLKIH from the exons ATGCACGCATTTTGGATTAATAGTTTTGGGGAAAA AGTAAAGATGAAGACCACCGGGCCACCTCTACTCCTGCTTCTGCTCGCGGTCGCAGGGCTGAGCCGAGCCCAGTCCAAGAAGACCTCTCTCCTGGATTTGACCAACAGCGTCGGGAGCATCCTTCCCAGCCTGAGCCGACCAGCAAACCACAGCCGCATTTTCTATGCAGTAATGTTTGATGCAGGGAGCACAGGGACACGCATCCATGTCTACACCTTCATCCAGAGTGGCTCGG AGGAGCTGCCTGTTTTGGACAATGAGATGTTCCATTCCACAAAGCCTGGTTTGTCCGCATATGCTGACTCCCCCGAAATG GCTGGACACACAGTGAGGATGTTGTTGAAGGTGGCCAAGAAGACGGTGCCCCGTCTGGAGTGGAAGAGAACTCCACTGGTTCTCAGAGCTACAGCTGGACTTCGGCTGCTGGCCACAGAGAAAGCTCAGCTTCTATTGGAGCAG GTTCAACTTGTGTTTGATCAATCTCCTTTTTTGGTCCCAGACGACAGCGTCAGCATAATGAACGGCACAAATGAAG GAATCCTGGCTTGGATATCTGTGAACTATCTGACAG GTCACCTGAATGCACAAAGCAAGGAGACAGTGGGAATCTTGGATCTGGGAGGAGGATCCACGCAGATCACTTTCCTGCCAAAGCCTTGG AAAAGTATTGAAAGTGTTCCTGTCGCCGATTACGTTGCCAGATATGACTTCTCCAACtcaacatttgaattgtacacTTACAG TTACCTTGGAAATGGACTGATGGCGGCGCGACTGGCCACGCTGGGCGCTTTGGGTGCAGAAG GGTTGGAGTGGCGGGTTTTTACAAGTTCCTGCCTGCCAAGGAAGTTCAGGGATGACTGGAGCTTTGGAGGGCTGACCTATCAAGTGAGCGGAGACCCACATG GTTACGCCGGATACAAGCTTTGTTATCAGGAAGTACTTAAGGTGGTGAAGGGGATTATTCACCAGCCGTATGAGCTCCAAGACAGCAATGTATTCTATGCATTCTCCTATTACTTTGACAGAGCAGTGGATGCAGGCCTTATCG ATGGGGTCCATGGAGGGACGCTGGAGGTCAGAGACTTTAAGAAGAGAGCTAAAGAGG TGTGCAATAAGATGACCAAGTACCCTCCCATCAGTGCTTTCCTGTGCATGGACATGACCTACATCACCTGTCTGCTCAAGAATGGATTCGGCTTCAAGGAGAGGACAGTGCTGCAGGTGAGGCAGCATTATACAACAGGCAGGGTTTGGGGCCTCGCTTTTAAGGACGCAACAAAAGGAATGGACAGGAATAGT TTGACCAAGAAAGTGAACAACGTGGAGGCAAGCTGGGCTTTAGGCGCCACGTTGGATCACTTCCACAACCTGAAGATCCACTGA